The nucleotide sequence GAGTCtgtcagagctgtcaatcatcccTGTGTGCTTTCACCacatgtggaggaggaggagtcgcTCACCCAGCTGGTAGTGGTCGATCTTCATGGTGGAGTTGGTCAGGGAGCCGAAGATGGTGATGATGGAGACTTTCCTGATGGCCATTTCACACACAGACTCCAGGTACTCGTCCCTCTGCTGAGCATACATGCTGTTCTCCTCGCTGGGGGATGTAATCAgctgcagggagggagggagagaggggaaagaggtGAGAGTGTCAACTTTAGagaaacctcacacacacacattcatgctcAGGGTGCAGCAGAGGTGGTGTTTACATtaacctgcaggcagagcatGGGGCATATTTTCACAGCCTGCCCGCAGCACTGCTGTGATAAGAATCTCTGCTggctgcaaaacacacacacacagtctacacacacacacacacacacacacacacacacacacacacacacacacacacacacacacacacacagctgtgcagCCGGCAGAGATCCACATACTTTACTCTCACTCTTTCTACTCTTCTATCTTTCAATTTGTACTTCCTGCCTTTCATCAACAGGAGtcgtttttaaatgtgcttcatgAAGACATCAGACTTCACTTTGACTTCATGAGACAGAAACAAGAGGAACTGTTAAAGGATTTAATGCACCGCAGGACGGAGGTGGAAGAtgaaaggaaggatggaaggatggcaGGAAGGGAGGATGGATAGAAgatggaaagacagaaagaaggaatgacagaTGGCAggatagaaagaaggaaggaagaaagaagggacgaggagggaaataaatcaaggaagaaagagaggatccaaggaaggaagagaggatccaaggaaggaaggaagtaagtATAAAAAGGCAGGAttgaaggaagggaggaaggattGATAAAACAGGGAGGAGGGAATGAAGAATGGGTTGatagaaggaaggagggaatgaaggattgattgatagatgacagaaggaaggatgaaaagatgaaatgaAGGAAGGACAGTATAtggaaagaaggacagaagtaaggaaggaaagaaggaaggatggaaggaaagaaagaaggacggAAGAATGGACGAAGGAAAGacaaaggaaggagggaggtcggcaggaaggaaggatgaaagaaggaaagatggaaggatggaaagaaggaTGGCGGGAAGGACAAAAGGATGGCAGGAGGAAAGGATGAAAGGTCTGATCTTTAATGACTGAGTGGAAACTGAGATCTGTTCATCTCTGATTGGAAATATCCAGGATTATCTCTTTTTTCAAATTccatttggcttttattttgaaaggacacctcacaatgacctgtgattggccGGAGAGTCTGATCCCTCCCTTGATCACTTCCTGAATTTGGTTTATTCCTTCTCCTGtagaaaagtgtttctgattttataaatttgttgatgaaagtgttaaatgtcattttgttttataatcatCCCTGAACACTCGTCCTTTAAACTTCTGTTTGCATCGCCACAGTGATTTCTCTAGTCCTGTATCTGATCtctagtccccccccccccctcctctgttGAAGTCTGGATCAGGAGATCTGCCAGACAGCAGAGGTACCGGAGTGTGAGTTATGTCATGCTCTCACCAGCAGCCGTCTCCGGTTCTCAAAGTAGTCCAGGAAGGAGGCCAGAGATCCTTTCGGAGGGGGGGTCGGCTTCTTGGTGGGCTTCGGGTAGTCCTCTTTCTCCGGGTACTTCGACAGCTTCTTTCCGTTTTTCTTTCCCCCGATCTTCCCCGctttccctcctcccctcctctcggCCTTCTTGGCCGCCTTgtcgctcttcttcttcttcttgtcgtGTTTGTCGTGTTTGCCTTTGACCCTCTTGGTGGGACTGATGGAGTCGGTGAAGGACTCGGTCTCCTCCGGATCGCTGACGGTCGGTTTGCTGGGTTCATACCGGTCCTCGTACTCATTGGACAACACCTGAGCAAACAGACATGTTgttatttgaacatttcatcttatCTTTATTACTTTGAAGGTTATAAATGTCCCTTTTCACGCATGTTTAAAAAAGcttcaaacaaaattcaaaagAAGGTTGACTCTGTGTTTTGTTGCGTCTCAGTCGCAGAATTTTGCCACATTTTCTGGCGACTGAACTCAACTTGTGAACACAGAAACTCTGCCATTGGGAGCTTATTTGGCAGTTCAAATCATTCAACAGAGTTAGCACTTAATTTAAAATCCTCAAATTTACAGCCAAATAAACTCTATTCTGAGGTGCCAAACTGACGTACATGCCCAAGGAAATATTGgttaatattcttttttttttgagtatgAAAATAATTCAGCTCCTTCCAAACACTTTATTAACACCCAAtctggaaaagaagacaagtaTCCTCTTGGACTGGATTACCTAATCCTCCTTCAAATAAAGTTTTAGTTACAGAGACTCGGTCTCAGTCTGTGGGAGtattctgtttcttttcattcGCACCAGAGGCCGCTGGAAAAACAATGATTACATGAATCATTTGGAGTTGAGGGTCTACCTCTGACTCAAGATAAGTCTGCTCCCTACAAACACTCCTCATCAACATGCAACTTGTagaagaagacagacagaccgGTGTAATGTAATGCACTTCCAGGTCCACTAGAATctactttaaaaacatcaacactaGTTTTACTACATACGTAAATGATGGGAGTTGTTGGTCTACCTCTGCCTCAACTTCAAAATAGAAATACACGTCCTTAGTAAAAATTGGTGCTAGCTTTTTTGATGAAGTCTGCTCCAACTGGAGAACTTTGATACCTCTTTATCCTGGATATTGTTTtagttattaaaggtgacatatcatgcaaaatggactttttaatggttctttacctgaaatatgtgtccctgtctacaaaccccctgataatgaaaagaatccattctgcccctgttctgatttctccacctttctgtaaatgtgtgtgaaaccagccgtttcagacttcagtgtttttgttacgtaacaacaatatccggtctgtaacaggaagtcagagctcggagcttgttcagcccatagactgtataaaatacaactcaacccctcctccgtttttcattccctgcacacatgtgtgctaacaaggagcttaggagggaggcatgctagttgtaggctgtcttaataacacaaaggtcgctttgactccccacgtctgcagatttgaagatctagtggatgatttttatttatcatggataagtgctagcgctagttagcatagccacatagctacatgttcatagctgtagctgtagctgtgtaccaagacacacgtcgacatgctgacaaataaaacaacaagaaacactaaatctgtgaccaatccttcagaaaggtcctgctgcctttctggcagaggtcggttttaatccccacgtctgcagatttgaagatctagtggatgatttttatttatcatggataagtgctagcgctagttagcatagccacatagctacatgttggtagctgtgtaccaagacacacgtctacatactgataaataaaacaacaagaaacactaaatctgtgaccagtggttcagaaaggtcctgctgcaggcgcctctccgtcaggatcagattctggatcagattcagagggttgaagtaacgtgatctctgagcagccgtgtatattcagccaacatgtaaacattagatcaacgtgctggagagccgaggcacatccacttcctgagggggcgtggtcagagagaaaacagagtgttctgatgaggaatgaagaagaggacttttcaggcagaccaaaatctgatttcaaagtgtttttttgagcataaactttaaagacatgttttggggacctcttagaccaatatatattgatgaaaaaagcgtgatatgtcacctttaattgtgTAAACTACCCTCTTCTCATGAGCAGAAACAGCCGTCACAAACTCCAAAACACCCAGAAACAGGAGCTGTTAGTCTACCTCTGCCTCAGCTATTCTGCTTTCATGAGTCCATTCACCATTTACAGGCCACACACTGTGTTTAAATACTGCTTTCTCTTGTctttgaccaagcagcaacctcaaaccgatgcggaagtgttaaaaactgcagttcctcaagtgtccactagaggctggctctggaagtaacagaaaccacatacacacccattcaaagaagacgatctttacagcagaaataaacatgtttacagcctggttcaaaaaatggtttatGTCTGGATATCTCATTTTCTATCAGGGGAATTATTTCATAACTCAGCaacttcaaagatattaagattaagagttttgcatTATTGgaggcgtggctgacttgattgacaggcgggaacactgtagctgttagcaaggacgctcaaagcccgcctctttacctcacactagctgacATGagctaggttgagttcagcatttccaatatggcacctacTGACGTtcaacttcaaaacagcgcttcaggaacagatgggagaCCTCATGAATCCTACATCCAATTATTATAGAGTCTATTGTTTGACAACTCGGCCTTCCGATTGAGAGAcaaccaactctaccactgagccccAGCCTCTCCTGTGGGGATCCAATGCTTTATTTGTGTAGGGtacaatgacacacacacaaaaccactAACCGACTCAGACAgtggtagaccagcaactcctgtgTAAGGTTAAAATTACTCTCTGGGGGCTTTGAGGAGTGAAGAAATGGTGCAAATAATAAGACTCTCTGATAAAAAGGTCTTCTTCTATTTTTTCAGACACTTCAATAACAGCTTTTAGTGGACAGGCTTGGATTGATGCGTTTGCACCAAAGGATGACCCTGCAGCCGTTACAGCCTGTTAAATGGTTGCTGCTTAAAGTAATGTGCTTGAAAAGGTCCCAAACGTTGGCACCCTTTGGTTTCTTAGATGCAAACTAATGTGAAAATAAGGAATCATTACAAGTATTCAAACTGCCCTTTGAGGAGGATTCAATTCTTCACATGCAGAAGCACATCTTTGTCAAGAATAAACCAAAAAACTCAATCTTTCGGTCAAAGAACACAAGAAAAAGTTCCTCCACTCACCCTCTCTCCCCCGTTCTTCCTCTTAGTCGGTCTGGTCTTGGAAGGTTTATGTGTCACAGGTTCCAGTTTTCGTCCGTACGGGTCTCTGCCGTCCTTGTCCGTGCGGTTGTCTCCAGCAGGAGTTGTCTTCGCCGGgtaccgctccctctctctgcggTTGTAGTAGTTAGGATCCGGCGTGGTTCTGGGGGCGGGGAGCCACAGGGCGGTGGTCTGGGCTCTGGTGGGTTTCAGAGTGGTCTTCACGGTCGTTGTGGGCCGTTTGGTTGTGGTCCGTCTGATGGTGGTTGTCGCCTTTGTTGTGGTTGTGGCCTTTGTTGTGGTTGCTTTGGTGGTGGTTGGTTTGGGCGTGGTCGTGGTGGCTCTGGTTGTGGTGGTGGGACGGGTTGTGGTTGTCGGGGGtatggtggtggtggggggtgtGGTGGTTTGTCGAGTAGTTGTCGtggcagctgtagtggttgttggttTTCTGAAGAACTTCTTCCCTGGTTTTCTTACTACTGGAGAATCTACTGCTGCAAAGACACACAAGGACAAACATCAGATATCTCCCTCCTACCTTCCAGGTCATTTCACACTCAGAGTTCAGGTTTTACAAATAAACCAACTGAGAATATTCCTCAAAAGTCATGTTTCTGGTAAAGTGCTTCAGCTGTCATTTCTGCAGAGGACTAACACGCCCTGTGATAATCTGTGTATTAAAAgctcttgtttttgtcactgacaTGCTCAGCTTCTAACATCATCACAGAAAgaatccctgcagagagagacataTTTGTCAAAGAGGGAGATGCATTTAAGACCAGAAACCTTCATTACATTACTCAACAAAACCTTGCTGAACCTGGGAGTTGCTGATCTACCTTTGCATGGAAGCACCTGCAAGGTTAAATATGCTCTACGTCTGATATGCACGATCTGGACAAAGCCTTCTGCTTGTACTATGTGATCCTTTCTGCATGCTTTTTTGGAAGCTTATGGATCTACATTGCAGTACCGTCGGGTATTGTGGGGGCAGTGTTGAGCCAGCAGTCCAAGCAAGACCAGCAACAGAGAAGAATATTTCCCTCAAAAAGTTCCACTTTAGTTCAAAGGTTTAGGAGTTGGTTAGAAACTATAAACATGGTGTTAGCTTGGCTGAAGACAGGGACATGAACGTCAACGGATCATCTGGGCGGTGATCGGACAGGAACTTAAAGTCAGTTGGACAGCAGTGAGGGAGAAGTGGAGGTCTGTGTGAGACCAGAGCCTCCTCTAGTAGATGCATTGTGTAATCTCCATCCCAATATAAAGGATGCTTGGGAGTTTGTGGGTGCAGTGCAGCTTATTCTGCAGCTGCCACTCAAGCTTGAAGCAATCTACAGCAGAGAAATTCAAAAGCGATTCTGCACCTTCTGctcaaaatatcttaaaaaGGTAGGCCCTGAGTTAAAACATGCATGATGACTCCTCCCTCTCACCTGTGAGCGTGCCCTCCTCCACCTGGCCCTCCactcctgctgctctgcactTCTGGACGAAGCCTTTCTGTCTCATCTTCTCTATCCTCCTCATGGGCGACTGGTCGATCACCTCGTACATGGCCTCCAACCTCACAGGGTACGGGTacctctcctccacctgcagggtCTTCTTCAGGAGCACCATCCCAAACTTACCTGCAGGTCAGAAAAACATAGAGTCAGATGAGggaaagtcaatcaatcaatcaatcaatcaatcaaccaatctttatttgtatagcgccaaatcacaacaaacgttatctcaagacgcttttacaaacataggaggtctagaccacactatgtcaaattatgaacagagacccaacttcaagacagggtaagactcagtctgaccccaccttaatccaccatgagcattgcacatctcAGTAtctagctagttacagtggtgaggaaaaacttccttttaacaggcagaaacctcaggcagaaccagactcatgttagacagccatcatgcctcgaccgagttggtgAACTACACTTCACACAACCAGTAGCTTCAAGATCTTTTGCAGTGCATTGCTGGGCGCTGGATCACATTCATGTTTGCAAAGTAtactttttgcacattttcctTCACTTAGCTCAAGAAAAGTTGcagaaaatcaacatttgtTTCCACAAAATTGATCATattcctgtttttgtgtgtgtgttgtttgtcctAGTGCAGGTTTAGGTCCCAGGTGTTCTGCAGGAAGCTGAACTGTCAGCTCACCTGTGAAGAGTTATCAACCACAGTTTTGcatcttcatttttaaaaccaaacatgaacatttttagagactttagctGACTTTATGCAACACTTCCACCTGGATCCTGTAGGTGTCTGAGTGATGAACATTGCATCCTGAAATCAAGGCTCTCATTATTGTTCTTCCTCATGAATAAGGGAGTATTATTCATGGACTGGACACGAGAGAGCATCTTGTGCACTCCTTAAATCTGGTTCTGTAGTTTGAGCCACCCTGGATTTGATtgagagctttaaaagtgactTCCCAACCCTGGTGCTGCCTCATTAAAGCTTAGGTTTCTCCACTATAACAGGACATATCCTCTTAGATTAGATAAAAGATGCTTGAAACACTACTTTCCATCACCACCCCCATCAGGACCCCCTCCTCACCTTTCTCCATCTTGAGGAAGCTCATGAGTCTGGGGATGAGAGCAGTGTCCAGAGGCTCCTCCATCACCTTCCCCTCCGTTGTGATCCTCCTCACCTTGCCCCCCATCTCCCCCTCCTGATGAAACATGACGATCTGGTGCACGTGCCTCTCAGCCAGCTCGCAGTACACATCCGGTTTGAGCAGAGACATCATGAGTCTGTAGTACCCGTCTGAGTCATGAGGTGCAGAGATCACCAGGACGCGGTTCTTCCCCGCGAAACTGGCCAGCAGGTTAGGTGACCCTGCGCTGTTGGGCATCCGGGTCACCCTGGCGCGCGCTCCTGGTGTGCCCTCATCCTGCTGAATGTCATGCTGTCGAGGCAAACCGACATGccctgctgctcctctccttGGCACGAGCCCTCCTGCTCTCCTGCCCTGCACAGCCCCTGACCTGAGCTCTGAAGAAGCACCTCCATCAGCTtgcacatcctcctcctcctcctccttcttggCACTGTGCACAGAGATAGCAGACCCGAACCCGGGGCGCAGACGTCCAACAAGGCGCTCCTTGTCTGCTGAACCCAG is from Notolabrus celidotus isolate fNotCel1 chromosome 10, fNotCel1.pri, whole genome shotgun sequence and encodes:
- the ccdc80 gene encoding coiled-coil domain-containing protein 80 isoform X2, which encodes MQGALVLSLALIYLLTWTGEADKPTHLQRTQLHRRSRQGRVQLGSADKERLVGRLRPGFGSAISVHSAKKEEEEEDVQADGGASSELRSGAVQGRRAGGLVPRRGAAGHVGLPRQHDIQQDEGTPGARARVTRMPNSAGSPNLLASFAGKNRVLVISAPHDSDGYYRLMMSLLKPDVYCELAERHVHQIVMFHQEGEMGGKVRRITTEGKVMEEPLDTALIPRLMSFLKMEKGKFGMVLLKKTLQVEERYPYPVRLEAMYEVIDQSPMRRIEKMRQKGFVQKCRAAGVEGQVEEGTLTVDSPVVRKPGKKFFRKPTTTTAATTTTRQTTTPPTTTIPPTTTTRPTTTTRATTTTPKPTTTKATTTKATTTTKATTTIRRTTTKRPTTTVKTTLKPTRAQTTALWLPAPRTTPDPNYYNRRERERYPAKTTPAGDNRTDKDGRDPYGRKLEPVTHKPSKTRPTKRKNGGERVLSNEYEDRYEPSKPTVSDPEETESFTDSISPTKRVKGKHDKHDKKKKKSDKAAKKAERRGGGKAGKIGGKKNGKKLSKYPEKEDYPKPTKKPTPPPKGSLASFLDYFENRRRLLLITSPSEENSMYAQQRDEYLESVCEMAIRKVSIITIFGSLTNSTMKIDHYQLENDKPMKGLRQEDLVNQDLITELRKEFSMTYEDFYMVLTDTDMRVKQSYEVPIAMKAVFDYVDTFSSRIREMEQQKRDGVVCKKEDKPRSLENFLSRFRWRRRLFIISAPNDEEWAYQQQLYALTSQACNLGLRHIAILKLVGTDVVDMGGVLELYPINGSATVEREGMSGMLVKDMRNYFQISPEYFSMLLVGKDGNVKSWYPSPMWSMAIIYDLVDSMQLRRQEMAIQQSLGMRCPEDEYGGYGYHQHGYEHGYQDGYHQGYGY
- the ccdc80 gene encoding coiled-coil domain-containing protein 80 isoform X1 translates to MQGALVLSLALIYLLTWTGEADKPTHLQRTQLHRRSRQGRVQLGSADKERLVGRLRPGFGSAISVHSAKKEEEEEDVQADGGASSELRSGAVQGRRAGGLVPRRGAAGHVGLPRQHDIQQDEGTPGARARVTRMPNSAGSPNLLASFAGKNRVLVISAPHDSDGYYRLMMSLLKPDVYCELAERHVHQIVMFHQEGEMGGKVRRITTEGKVMEEPLDTALIPRLMSFLKMEKGKFGMVLLKKTLQVEERYPYPVRLEAMYEVIDQSPMRRIEKMRQKGFVQKCRAAGVEGQVEEGTLTAVDSPVVRKPGKKFFRKPTTTTAATTTTRQTTTPPTTTIPPTTTTRPTTTTRATTTTPKPTTTKATTTKATTTTKATTTIRRTTTKRPTTTVKTTLKPTRAQTTALWLPAPRTTPDPNYYNRRERERYPAKTTPAGDNRTDKDGRDPYGRKLEPVTHKPSKTRPTKRKNGGERVLSNEYEDRYEPSKPTVSDPEETESFTDSISPTKRVKGKHDKHDKKKKKSDKAAKKAERRGGGKAGKIGGKKNGKKLSKYPEKEDYPKPTKKPTPPPKGSLASFLDYFENRRRLLLITSPSEENSMYAQQRDEYLESVCEMAIRKVSIITIFGSLTNSTMKIDHYQLENDKPMKGLRQEDLVNQDLITELRKEFSMTYEDFYMVLTDTDMRVKQSYEVPIAMKAVFDYVDTFSSRIREMEQQKRDGVVCKKEDKPRSLENFLSRFRWRRRLFIISAPNDEEWAYQQQLYALTSQACNLGLRHIAILKLVGTDVVDMGGVLELYPINGSATVEREGMSGMLVKDMRNYFQISPEYFSMLLVGKDGNVKSWYPSPMWSMAIIYDLVDSMQLRRQEMAIQQSLGMRCPEDEYGGYGYHQHGYEHGYQDGYHQGYGY